A stretch of Candidatus Brocadiaceae bacterium DNA encodes these proteins:
- a CDS encoding protein kinase, translating to MYNINNYQFLDFKIAPNLHKSNYAVLINTIGKGIKYAPYADFALEYNILKELDHAQIPKVYDIGQGDLFKNGKLLIKQNFIVLQHIDGYDLVTYFNEQDMRSAETINEVVHLFITACEPLQYLHDKHYIHCDLKPGHLIYHKKSGITHIIDFELAIENGDFPKGISKEYASPEQLQLLAFLKNHPDVEDHKDIPVPLRLDGRTDLYAIGLLLYQIITKKLWRPEKVLPGKINKSIPQKLEEITLGLLEENISKRISSAMELKKSLSSM from the coding sequence ATGTACAATATAAATAACTATCAATTTCTCGATTTTAAGATAGCGCCAAACTTGCATAAGTCCAATTATGCCGTTTTAATTAATACCATAGGAAAGGGCATAAAGTATGCTCCATACGCTGATTTTGCTCTGGAATATAATATCCTGAAGGAACTTGACCATGCCCAGATACCAAAGGTTTATGATATTGGGCAAGGGGATTTATTCAAAAATGGAAAACTATTAATAAAACAAAATTTCATCGTACTGCAGCATATTGATGGATATGACCTTGTCACGTATTTCAATGAACAGGACATGAGAAGCGCCGAAACCATCAATGAGGTTGTGCATTTGTTTATTACTGCCTGCGAACCGTTACAGTATCTCCATGACAAACATTACATTCACTGCGATTTAAAACCGGGCCATCTAATTTACCATAAAAAATCCGGGATAACACATATTATTGATTTTGAACTTGCCATAGAAAACGGCGATTTCCCAAAAGGAATAAGTAAAGAATATGCATCTCCCGAACAATTGCAATTACTTGCCTTTCTAAAAAATCATCCTGACGTGGAAGACCATAAAGATATCCCTGTTCCTCTTCGGCTTGACGGCAGGACAGACCTCTATGCTATAGGTCTCTTACTTTATCAGATTATAACAAAAAAATTATGGAGGCCGGAAAAGGTATTACCCGGTAAAATAAATAAAAGTATTCCTCAAAAGCTGGAAGAAATTACTCTGGGGCTGTTAGAGGAAAATATTTCAAAGAGAATCTCCTCTGCGATGGAATTAAAAAAGTCTTTAAGCAGCATGTAA
- a CDS encoding metallophosphoesterase — translation MKNIIVSDIHSNIEALLALIKELSIKEVPIDRLLVAGDVVGYGASPNECCDIIRYLVYGEKAMPLETIHNKILNQPYLDFSGRDTMMNALALFEKKCFVIGGNHDKEAIGEPSLVSEMNPVAKAAADWTHEKLTKENRRFLKNLSMRKKFGKEGFEIVHSTPAYPRGYEYAKNAGVLKYTSLWSKATFGGHTHRPAAYIYTKETRMVNATVLIPTDNYDMRLMLIEKQSNDKEESFTMDSDKDWKYYLNVGSLGQPRDGNPYGSYVVFDSVSKHVSFKRVPYNTEAASEKIKRAELPKELAERILKGV, via the coding sequence ATGAAAAACATAATAGTATCAGATATTCACAGCAATATAGAGGCTTTACTGGCGTTAATTAAAGAATTGTCCATAAAAGAGGTCCCCATTGACAGGTTGCTGGTTGCCGGCGATGTTGTTGGTTACGGCGCTTCGCCAAATGAATGTTGCGATATAATACGGTATTTGGTTTACGGTGAAAAGGCTATGCCTTTAGAAACCATTCATAACAAGATTCTGAATCAACCATACCTTGATTTCTCAGGCAGAGATACGATGATGAATGCCCTCGCGTTATTCGAAAAGAAATGTTTCGTCATCGGAGGAAATCATGACAAAGAAGCAATCGGGGAGCCTTCTCTTGTTTCAGAGATGAATCCCGTTGCAAAGGCTGCTGCAGACTGGACGCATGAAAAATTAACGAAAGAAAACCGCAGGTTTTTAAAAAACCTTTCAATGAGAAAAAAATTTGGGAAGGAAGGTTTTGAAATCGTGCACAGTACACCTGCATACCCACGGGGGTATGAATACGCCAAGAATGCGGGTGTATTAAAATACACATCACTTTGGTCAAAGGCAACCTTCGGCGGACACACACACCGGCCTGCCGCTTACATTTATACAAAGGAAACAAGAATGGTAAATGCCACCGTTCTTATTCCAACTGATAATTATGATATGAGACTTATGCTTATTGAAAAGCAATCCAACGATAAAGAAGAATCTTTTACTATGGATTCAGATAAGGATTGGAAATATTATCTGAATGTGGGCTCACTGGGGCAACCACGCGACGGGAATCCTTATGGCTCCTATGTCGTATTTGATTCTGTTTCAAAACATGTCTCTTTTAAACGGGTTCCTTATAATACAGAAGCAGCTTCAGAAAAAATCAAAAGGGCGGAACTGCCCAAAGAATTAGCGGAGAGAATTTTAAAGGGTGTTTAG